The following coding sequences lie in one Spinacia oleracea cultivar Varoflay chromosome 1, BTI_SOV_V1, whole genome shotgun sequence genomic window:
- the LOC110803222 gene encoding probable serine/threonine-protein kinase WNK10 — MASSSSSSSSTFKQIIKRDPTGQYVMYNEVIGRGQYKEVYKGFDSVNGTEIAWCVIFLQNTFGLSGIDLTYVCTENILLKRMDHENIVKCHTSWIDYRERSIYIITELFTSLSLRRYIKNHTLVDFKVVKSWCIQILKGLDYLHSRGIVHRDIKLDNIFISGNSGTVKIGDFGVAVYLKPGEFAGGIVGTPQYMAPELYHGLYNQLADIHSFGMCVLQMITRVFNLYLDQSIYRHSVYYLVKTGVKPTALNTVTDPQAKQFIERCLLPAASRPSAKELLNDPFLAPSVSATSTVRTNSCLIPCSVRDRVDGLLGVVKEVEFGDKKFKLLVKMKDAGIVRIELSVIYSVEGKEVDVKTEVDFSLETDNNIHQFVMKNIATKIKLSTEDVAVVTEFIDEVIKEVVYNQDFIPNKVLNARHWHGERSLSGDDNKTTKNERSSPRVWGRLMMPNRLRTFSF; from the coding sequence AtggcttcttcttcttcttcttcaagtaGTACTTTTAAACAGATTATCAAGAGAGATCCGACAGGGCAATACGTAATGTACAACGAGGTAATAGGAAGAGGGCAATATAAGGAAGTTTACAAGGGATTTGATAGTGTTAATGGTACTGAAATCGCATGGTGTGTGATATTTCTACAGAATACTTTTGGATTATCTGGGATTGATCTTACATATGTGTGCACAGAAAACATTCTGTTGAAAAGGATGGATCATGAAAACATAGTAAAATGCCACACTTCTTGGATTGATTATCGAGAGAGAAGCATTTACATAATTACAGAGCTTTTTACTTCTCTAAGTTTGCGCCGATACATCAAGAATCACACTCTTGTTGATTTTAAAGTAGTAAAGAGTTGGTGTATACAGATTCTTAAAGGGTTAGATTATCTTCACTCTCGTGGTATCGTTCACCGTGATATTAAGCTAGATAACATCTTTATTAGTGGGAATTCAGGAACTGTTAAAATCGGAGATTTTGGTGTGGCTGTGTATTTGAAACCAGGTGAATTTGCAGGTGGTATTGTTGGTACACCACAGTACATGGCACCAGAGCTTTATCATGGGTTGTATAATCAACTTGCTGATATTCATTCTTTTGGGATGTGTGTGTTACAGATGATTACTCGGGTATTcaatctttacttagaccaatccATATACAGACACTCAGTTTATTATTTGGTTAAGACTGGTGTAAAACCTACTGCACTAAACACTGTCACAGACCCACAGGCTAAGCAGTTCATCGAGCGATGTCTTCTTCCTGCAGCTAGTAGACCTTCAGCAAAGGAGCTATTGAATGATCCGTTTCTTGCACCGAGTGTTTCTGCCACGTCAACAGTTCGGACTAATTCGTGTCTGATTCCTTGCAGTGTACGTGATCGGGTGGATGGATTACTAGGGGTTGTAAAGGAGGTTGAGTTTGGGGACAAGAAGTTTAAGTTACTGGTGAAAATGAAAGATGCTGGTATTGTACGAATTGAATTGAGTGTCATCTATAGTGTTGAAGGTAAAGAGGTTGATGTGAAAACTGAGGTTGATTTCTCACTGGAAACAGATAATAACATTCATCAGTTTGTCATGAAGAATATTGCTACAAAAATTAAGTTGTCAACTGAAGATGTTGCAGTGGTTACTGAGTTTATAGATGAAGtaataaaagaagttgtgtacAATCAGGATTTCATCCCTAATAAGGTTTTGAATGCTCGGCATTGGCATGGGGAGAGGTCTCTTTCCGGTGATGACAACAAGACAACTAAGAATGAGAGATCATCGCCTAGGGTTTGGGGGAGGCTGATGATGCCGAACAGGCTGAGAACCTTTTCCTTTtag
- the LOC110803221 gene encoding LRR receptor-like serine/threonine-protein kinase RGI5 produces MINFKQCLPLICAILLANTYSFQLVESCHAIDKAALLDFKHRINDDPSQLLRTWVNNTDCCTAWEGIDCNPTNGRVVNVSCSGLQSGDDFILDTSMTGTISPLLGNLAYLQLLDLSNLKELTGPIPPQLGNLSHLTNLFLNTNKLNGSIPSSFSGLNKLKKLYLNQNSLSGTIPNSVFQSFTSILELGLSENRLSGPIPSSVVNMILLTRLDLHDNVLSGRIPYDIGKLKSLTNLDLSMNRLGGSIPDSIGKLSQLRDLTLNYNKLTGPIPSSIGQLVSMQVLGLSNNKLTGVIPNSIGNLPKIQHITLENNMITGNLPPSLGHLTTLINMLCSNNRFVGKIPRSFGNLRSLMALDLSKNQLVSPVPHQLTKVKDLQMLDLSYNPLALVNIPSWLSKLNVFRLSLAKTGLKGELPQWLSSSSIGYLDLSSNKLTGKLPTWIGNMTQLWFFNVSYNGFYSTIPKELKNILLLSDLDLHSNKFSGSLDIIFDKSVDEPRGHYNSIDVSSNMFTGPIDKNIGNKIAMDSITSLILSNNPLGGQIPESIGNLTRLQVLELVRNGLSGTIPEEIGNAKELNTIKLSRNYLSGSIPEKVINLEKLGVFEVLRNKLSGEIPVHKGNFPVSAFFGNPGLCGAPLSPCKPS; encoded by the coding sequence ATGATAAACTTCAAACAATGTCTTCCTCTCATTTGTGCCATTCTCTTGGCTAACACGTACTCTTTCCAATTAGTTGAATCCTGTCATGCTATAGACAAAGCAGCACTGCTTGATTTCAAGCATAGAATCAATGATGACCCATCGCAGCTCCTCCGCACTTGGGTCAACAACACTGACTGCTGCACCGCGTGGGAGGGCATTGATTGCAACCCTACCAACGGACGAGTAGTCAACGTTTCATGCTCCGGCCTCCAATCGGGTGATGACTTCATTCTGGACACCTCCATGACAGGTACAATTTCCCCTTTGCTTGGTAACCTTGCCTATCTTCAACTCCTTGACCTTAGTAACCTTAAAGAGTTAACTGGTCCTATTCCACCTCAACTAGGTAACTTGTCTCATTTGACCAATCTTTTCTTGAACACAAATAAGCTAAATGGTTCAATACCCTCTTCTTTTAGTGGTCTTAATAAGTTAAAAAAGCTCTATCTTAACCAAAATAGCCTCTCTGGCACCATACCCAACTCTGTTTTTCAGTCATTCACATCGATTTTGGAATTGGGTCTTTCAGAAAATCGATTGTCTGGGCCAATACCATCTTCGGTTGTTAATATGATTTTACTTACTAGGCTTGATCTTCATGATAACGTACTCTCGGGCAGGATACCTTACGACATTGGAAAACTAAAGAGTCTTACAAATTTGGATTTGTCAATGAATCGTCTTGGTGGTAGCATACCAGATTCTATAGGTAAACTCTCCCAATTACGTGATTTGACCCTCAATTATAACAAACTCACCGGACCAATCCCTTCTTCAATAGGTCAGCTTGTTTCTATGCAGGTTTTAGGCCTGTCTAACAATAAGTTGACCGGTGTTATACCGAATTCCATTGGTAATCTTCCGAAAATCCAACATATTACCTTAGAGAACAATATGATCACAGGTAATCTACCACCAAGTCTAGGACATCTTACTACATTAATCAACATGCTCTGTTCAAATAACCGATTTGTAGGCAAAATACCGAGAAGTTTTGGCAATCTAAGGAGCCTCATGGCCTTAGATTTGTCAAAAAATCAACTTGTCAGCCCAGTCCCACATCAGCTTACTAAAGTAAAGGATTTGCAAATGCTCGATTTGTCATATAATCCACTTGCTTTAGTAAACATTCCAAGTTGGTTGTCCAAGTTAAATGTGTTTAGGCTATCGTTAGCCAAGACTGGGCTCAAAGGCGAGCTACCCCAGTGGCTATCCTCCTCTTCTATAGGCTATCTCGATTTATCGAGTAATAAACTTACAGGGAAATTGCCTACATGGATAGGGAACATGACTCAGTTATGGTTCTTTAACGTATCCTATAATGGATTCTACTCTACCATTCCAAAGGAATTGAAGAATATTTTATTACTCTCAGACCTTGACCTTCACTCAAACAAGTTCTCAGGTTCCTTGGATATTATTTTCGACAAGAGTGTGGATGAACCACGAGGACATTATAACTCCATCGATGTGTCTAGCAACATGTTCACAGGTCCTATTGATAAAAATATTGGTAATAAGATCGCCATGGACTCGATCACTTCCTTGATCTTGTCAAATAATCCATTAGGAGGACAAATACCAGAGTCAATTGGGAACTTGACACGGCTGCAAGTGTTGGAATTGGTGCGCAACGGGTTATCAGGAACAATCCCAGAAGAAATTGGAAATGCTAAAGAACTGAATACAATCAAATTGTCAAGGAATTACTTGAGTGGAAGTATTCCAGAGAAGGTGATAAATTTGGAGAAGTTGGGAGTGTTTGAGGTCTtaagaaataaactaagtggaGAGATTCCAGTGCATAAGGGTAACTTTCCTGTTTCTGCATTTTTTGGTAATCCTGGTCTATGTGGTGCTCCACTCTCACCTTGTAAGCCTTCATAG
- the LOC130465633 gene encoding uncharacterized protein, producing MEEQVKALEQNLEEQASNMQLLMQMIKEIKDSSAARNGASESPRNSFIGVNSTRPQGMIPKLQFPTFDGTNPKNWIKKCSRYFTLCNIAEECRVNLASLYMTEKAETWVSSYLAIRKDVEWDDFIIDLTARFKDGKGINAVEQFNKLEQGESLEDYIDEFENLRSVLLQNRHRLPEEFILDSFVGGLKPTIKPFVRAFNPTNISEAVKFARLQEEQLTACAMKTQPKISSTFSSIPSQKSSQTSYTQNLKPPLLPTPQIKPSQNLTKFHPKPFKHIPADVRAQKIAKGLCYYCDQKYEKGHKCQFREPQLFTVEIQPEYVEDVVESDEEMREEVVVEPCISVSALSGNQNFHTMRVVGLVEGKPLHILVDSGSTQNFLDVVLAKKLGCEVEEISPQAITVADGNHIQCQYRCNNFSWKMDKKVFSADVMLIPLGGCDMVLGVQWLSTLGQIKWDFKQLMMQFELEGEQLILRGISPKKLKVLEKEPSCKLLLNAAQLCLMQVVELSALGWENTEKQEDSTLVELEKLKKQFSEVFDDPVELPPLRGVFDHRIPLKNDAEAMSIRPYRYPLKQRDVIEQLVQEMQERGIIQNSSSPFASPVVLVGKKDGTWRLCVDYRELNRRTIKDKFPIPVVEELIDELAGATVFTKLDLRAGYHQLRVHPDDVFKTAFKTHTGHYEFLVMPFGLTNAPASFQNWMNQVFKKLLRKCVLIFFDDILIYSRNLNEHWSHLKIVFELMRLNKMCVKESKCSFAKDKVEYLGHFISAKGVETDPKKIEAVSKWPAPVTLKDLRSFLGLTGYYRKFVKNYAMICRPLHDLLKKGSFQWNELAQHAFERLKEALVSSPVLAVPDFSKQFIVETDASNSGIGAV from the coding sequence AtggaggaacaagtgaaagCTTTAGAACAAAATCTTGAAGAGCAAGCCAGTAATATGCAACTGCTGATGCAAATGATTAAAGAAATCAAGGATAGCAGTGCTGCTAGAAATGGAGCTTCTGAATCTCCACGAAATTCCTTCATTGGGGTCAATTCTACCCGACCTCAAGGTATGATTCCCAAACTGCAATTTCCCACGTTTGATGGTACAAATCCTAAAAACTGGATTAAAAAATGCAGTAGATATTTTACTCTATGTAATATAGCAGAGGAGTGTAGAGTAAACCTTGCATCATTATACATGACTGAGAAAGCAGAAACTTGGGTGTCTAGTTACCTAGCAATAAGGAAAGATGTTGAGTGGGATGACTTTATCATTGACTTGACTGCAAGATTCAAGGATGGTAAGGGAATTAATGCTGTAGAGCAGTTTAATAAGCTTGAGCAGGGTGAATCTTTGGAAGATTACATTGATGAATTTGAGAATTTGAGGTCAGTTTTGCTTCAAAATAGGCATAGGTTACCTGAGGAGTTTATATTGGACAGCTTTGTTGGAGGTCTAAAACCCACTATTAAGCCTTTTGTGAGAGCTTTTAACCCCACAAATATCTCTGAAGCAGTAAAGTTTGCAAGATTACAGGAAGAACAGTTGACAGCTTGTGCTATGAAAACCCAACCTAAAATTTCTTCCACTTTCTCATCCATACCCTCACAAAAATCATCTCAAACTTCTTATACCCAAAACCTTAAACCTCCACTTTTGCCAACTCCACAAATTAAACCATCACAAAATTTAACCAAATTCCATCCTAAACCCTTTAAGCACATTCCAGCAGACGTGAGAGCTCAAAAGATAGCAAAGGGGTTATGCTATTATTGTGACCAGAAGTATGAAAAAGGACACAAATGTCAGTTTAGAGAGCCACAATTATTCACAGTTGAGATTCAACCTGAATATGTGGAAGATGTGGTAGAATCTGATGAAGAAATGAGGGAAGAAGTAGTTGTGGAGCCCTGCATTTCAGTTAGTGCTTTGTCTGGAAATCAAAACTTCCATACAATGAGAGTGGTGGGTTTAGTGGAAGGCAAACCATTGCACATATTAGTGGACTCGGGAAGTACTCAGAACTTCTTGGATGTGGTTTTGGCCAAGAAACTAGGGTGTGAAGTGGAGGAAATCAGTCCACAAGCCATTACAGTAGCTGATGGCAATCACATTCAGTGTCAATATAGGTGCAATAACTTCAGTTGGAAGATGGATAAGAAGGTGTTTAGTGCTGATGTGATGTTGATTCCATTGGGGGGTTGTGATATGGTGCTAGGAGTTCAATGGTTGAGTACATTGGGGCAAATTAAGTGGGACTTTAAGCAGTTAATGATGCAGTTTGAGTTGGAGGGAGAACAATTGATTTTGAGGGGAATCTCTCCTAAGAAATTGAAAGTGCTTGAAAAAGAGCCAAGTTGTAAGTTGCTCTTGAATGCAGCCCAACTATGTTTGATGCAAGTAGTGGAGTTGTCAGCTCTTGGATGGGAAAACACTGAGAAACAGGAAGACAGCACACTGGTTGAACTGGAAAAGCTAAAGAAACAGTTCAGTGAAGTCTTTGATGACCCTGTGGAGTTACCACCTCTAAGGGGTGTCTTTGATCATCGAATTCCTCTCAAGAATGATGCAGAAGCTATGAGCATTAGGCCTTACAGATATCCTCTCAAGCAAAGGGATGTTATTGAGCAGTTAGTTCAAGAAATGCAAGAGAGGGGTATTATTCAAAACAGTAGCAGTCCATTTGCTTCTCCAGTTGTATTGGTAGGCAAGAAAGATGGCACATGGAGACTTTGTGTTGACTATAGGGAGCTAAATAGGAGAACTATAAAAGACAAGTTTCCTATTCCCGTAGTTGAGGAGTTGATTGATGAACTTGCAGGGGCTACCGTGTTTACTAAACTTGATCTCAGGGCTGGTTATCATCAACTAAGGGTACATCCGGATGATGTATTCAAAACTGCCTTTAAAACTCATACAGGCCATTATGAGTTTTTAGTGATGCCTTTTGGCTTGACCAATGCGCCTGCTTCATTCCAAAATTGGATGAATCAAGTTTTTAAAAAGTTGCTTAGGAAGTgtgtattaattttttttgatgacATACTCATATATAGCAGAAACTTGAATGAACATTGGAGCCATTTGAAGATTGTGTTTGAATTGATGAGATTGAACAAGATGTGTGTAAAAGAAAGTAAGTGCTCATTTGCTAAGGATAAGGTTGAGTACTTAGGACACTTTATCTCAGCAAAAGGAGTAGAAACAGATCCCAAAAAAATAGAAGCAGTTTCAAAATGGCCAGCACCAGTTACACTTAAAGATTTGAGAAGTTTCCTTGGTTTAACTGGTTATTACAGGAAATTTGTGAAGAATTATGCCATGATTTGCAGACCTTTGCATGACTTGCTGAAGAAGGGTAGTTTTCAGTGGAATGAGTTGGCTCAACATGCCTTTGAGAGATTAAAAGAAGCACTGGTTTCTTCTCCTGTATTAGCAGTACCCGATTTCTCAAAGCAGTTTATTGTTGAAACTGATGCATCAAACTCTGGAATTGGTGCAGTATGA
- the LOC110803212 gene encoding heavy metal-associated isoprenylated plant protein 19-like — MHCGACEKKVANIISKIKGVEKFITDMRRHRVIVTGRFCPEKISKKLKKKTGKKVKIIIFEDGDNKDKRITSKEGATNLGGDDSDHHTIILDKFSILYDGNCGNDNTIFTIFSDENANSCSIM, encoded by the exons ATGCATTGCGGTGCATGTGAGAAAAAAGTGGCCAATATCATCTCCAAAATTAAAG GAGTTGAAAAGTTTATTACTGATATGAGAAGACATAGAGTAATAGTAACAGGGAGATTTTGTCCGGAGAAGATTTCAAAGAAACTAAAGAAAAAGACGGGGAAAAAagtgaaaattataatatttgaaGACGGTGATAATAAAGATAAGAGAATAACATCAAAAGAAGGAGCAACGAATTTGGGTGGAGACGATTCCGATCATCATACTATTATTTTAGATAAATTTTCAATATTGTATGATGGAAATTGTGGGAATGATAacacaatatttacaatattTAGTGACGAAAATGCAAACTCTTGCTCGATAATGTAG